Within the Flavobacterium sp. CG_23.5 genome, the region ACCGAATACTGAACACTGATTACTGCCTACTATCTCACTTGTCCATTCCCGTAAATATACCACTTATTAGTAACTAAATGTTGCAAACCAATAGGTCCACGTTGGTGTAATTTGTCTGTGCTTATCGCCAATTCGCCACCTAAACCAAATTGTCCTCCATCAGTGAATCGGGTGGAAGCGTTTTGGTACACGGCTGCGGTATCCACGTTTTCCATAAATTCTTGGGCAATTGCATCATTTTTTGTGATTATCGAAGCCGAATGTCCGCCACAATATTTATTTATTTTATAAATTGCTTCTTGGTCAGAATTGGTTGTCCCAATGACAATTTTATAATCCAAAAACTCTTCGTACCAAATTAAATCCGATTCAATCTGAGGAACATTCGTTGTTTTTGAAATACTTTCGTCTCCCAAAACTGTGACGTTTCTTTGTTGTAATTCCTGAATTACTTTCTTTGCAAAAGCTTCCCAATTTTTTAAATTAGTATCAATTAAAACTTTATCTAAAGCATTGCAAACTGATATGTTTGAGGTTTTTCCATTTATAATAATAGCAAGTGCTTGATCTAAATCAGCATCCTTATTTACATAAACAAAATTATTTCCTCGTCCACTTATAATTACCGGGCAGGTTGCGTGTTTTTTTACAAAAGCAATCAGATTTTCACCACCACGCGGAACGATTAAATCTACTTTTTGGGTAGGTTTCTCCAAAAATGCCTGCGTTTCTTCGCGATTGTAATTCAAGTACTCCACCCATTCTTTAGCAACGTTGTTTTCTTTTAAAGCTTGATGCCACAATTCCACTATTTTCAAATTGGATAGTAGGGATTCTTTTCCGCCTTTCAATAGAATTTTATTTCCAGACTTAAAGGCAATTCCACCCGCTTCAACAGTAACATCAGGTCTGGACTCATAAATAATCATTATGGTTCCAAAAGCCGCTGTTTTATTGATGATTTTCATTCCGTTTTCATGGTCGAAATTAAAACGTTCTACACCAATAGGATCTTCCTGATTGGCTAATTGCTGCAGGGATAAAATCATTCCGTCAATTTTAGCATCATCAACCAACAATCGTTTTTCCATAGCCAAATCATCGCCAAAATAATAGTGCAAATCCTGTTGGTTTATGGTTTTAAGATTGGCTCTTTCTTCTTCAAGAAGTTCCGCCATACGGCTTAAAACTGCGTTACGGTTTTCTATAGTTAATAGTTTGTTCATACGATTGTTTTAGACGGTCAAAGACCGTTAATCACTTCCTCAAAGCCGGAGACTTTGCGGAGCATTATGGTTTTATTTCTGCTAAACTTTCTTTTAAAGCAATAATGAAAGTATCGATGGCTTCTTTCTTGATTGTCAATGGCGGAAGGATTCTTAATAAATTTTTATTGTTGGCACTTCCCGTAAAAATATGCTTTTCAAGAATTAGTTTTTTTCGTAAAGTACTTACATCAAAATCAAATTCAACACCCAGCATTAATCCTCTTCCTTTTACTTTAATAACTTCAGGAACACTTTTTATTTGTTCTTGAAAATAGGCAGAAATAGCGATTGTATTATCAATTAATTTTTCTTTTTCTATAATATCTAAAACGGCTATTCCTGCGGCACAAGCCAAATGGTTTCCGCCAAAAGTAGTTCCTAACATACCATAAACAGCATCGATATGATTACCAATTAAAACACCTCCAATGGGAAAACCATTTCCCATTCCTTTTGCTATGGTAATAATATCTGGTTTGATGTCATGGTGTTGAAAACCAAAAAATTTACCCGTTCTTCCATATCCCGCTTGAACTTCGTCTAGAATAAGAATGACGTTGTAGATTTTGCACAACTTTTCTAAAGCTTGAAAAAACGCAGTCGAAGCTTGGTCTAAACCACCCACACCTTGAATGGATTCGATAATAACAGAAGAAACATCTCCTTTTTTTAATTCGTTTTCTAAGGCTTCAACATCATCAAAGGCCAAAAATGTAACTTTTTGCTGCTTGTTTAAAGGAGCATTAATTTTTTCATTGTCGGTGACAGCAACAGCCGCAGAGGTTCGTCCATGAAAAGAGTTATTAAAAGCAACGACTCTTGATTTGCCGTTAACAAACGAAGCTAATTTCAATGCATTTTCATTGGCTTCAGCCCCAGAACTACACAAGAATAAATCATAATCATCACAACCGGAAAGTTTTCCTAACTTAGTGGCTAATTCTTCTTGAATTGGATTCTGAATCGCATTGGAATAAAAGGCCAAATGATCTAATTGATTTTTGAGTTTTGCCACATATTCTGGATGCGTATGACCTACTGAAATTACGGCATGACCTCCATAAAGATCCAAGTATTCGATTCCTTTGTCATCTGTAATGATACAATCCAATCCTTTTACTGGAGTTACATCATATAAAGGGTAAACGTTAAATAAGTTCATTTTCTTTTTTTGTTTGAATGGTTTAAGGTTTCAAGTTTCAAGTTACGTGTGTAACCTTAAACTTTAAACTTGAAACAAATTTTTAGAAACCCGATGGTTTCAATTGCAATCCTGTGGTTTCATCCAATCCAAACATCAAATTCATGTTTTGAATGGCTTGTCCTGAGGCGCCTTTTGTCAAATTATCAATTACGGAGGTAATCAATAACCGGTTTCCTTTTTTCATTAAACTAATAATGCATTTATTCGTTTGAACCACTTGTTTCATGTTGATTCCGGTGGTTGTAACGGTTACAAAAGGTTGGTCTTTGTAAAAAGCCTCATATTTAGCCACTACATCTTCCAGACTTTCTTCGATTGTTGTGTATAATGTAGCGAAAATTCCTCTCGCAAAATCTCCTCTGTTGGGTACAAAAATCAATTCGTTTGTATAATCGGCTTGCAATTGATTGACACTTTGGTTTATTTCACCCAAATGTTGGTGTTCAAAAGCTTTGTAATGCGACATATTATTGGACCTCCAACTGAAATGTGTCGTTTCCGAAGGGGTAACTCCAGCGCCAGTGCTTCCCGTTGTCGCGTTGATATGAACATCCGTTGTAAGCATTTCGGCTTTCGCCAAAGGCAATAATGCCAGTTGAATTGCCGTTGCAAAACAGCCTGGATTGGCTATAAACTGAGCGTTTTTAATGACTGCTTTATTCAATTCGGGTAAACCGTAAACAAATGATTTACCACCGAAATCTTTGTCTTTTGTCAAACGGAAATCATTTCCTAAATCGATGATTTTGGTATGACTCGCAAATTGGTTTTGCTCCAAAAATGATTTGGATTTACCATGACCCAAGCACAAGAAAACCACATTTACATTAGGATTTACCGTATCAGTAAAATTCATTTCGATGTCACCCATCAAATCGTGATGCGCAACATGAAGTGGTTTTCCAGCATTGGTGGTGCTGTAAACAAAATCGATAGTCGCATGAGGATGAAACATCAATATTCTGATGAGTTCCCCCGCAGTGTAACCCGAGCCTCCAATTATTCCAACGTTAATCATAATCTCTATTTTAAAATCATTTTTTATTTTTAACCATTAAGAGATTAAAGGAAAATTAAGCTTAATTAAACTTAAATATCTTAATGGTTTGAAAAACAAGTACTAATTATTCTACTCGTAAGTTTCCTTATTCACAGACGAAAATATGTTCTGTGCATTACCCAATATTTTGATAAATCCTTTGGCATCATCAGATGTCCAAGCATTGTTCATTTCGCCATATTGACCAAAACCGGTGTTCATCAAGTCATTTTCAGATTTAATGCCGTCAAGTGAAAAATGATATGGTTTCAATGATACTGTCACTGTTCCATTTACCGTTTTTTGAGTGTCTTCGAGGAAAGTCTCGATGTTTCTCATTACAGGATCCAAGAATTGTCCTTCATGAAATAACATTCCGTACCAGTTTCCTAGCTGCTCTTTCCAATATTGTTGCCATTTTCCAAGAGTGTGTTTCTCCAATAAATGGTGTGCTTTGATAATAATTAATGGTGCAGCAGCTTCAAAACCAACTCTTCCTTTGATACCGATAATGGTATCGCCAACGTGAATGTCTCTACCAATTGCAAAAGCACTTGACAGTTTTTCCAATACAACTATATTTTTTACCGGAGTATCCATCTTATTATTGATTCCTACCAATTCCCCTTTTTCAAAATGCAAAGTCACTTTTTCTTCTCCTTCTTTTTGTAATTGTGAAGGGTAAGCTTCACTTGGAAGCGGAAGGTTTGAGGTCAATGTTTCTTTACCGCCAACACTAGTTCCCCAAAGTCCTTTATTAATCGAATATTGAGCTTTTTCCCAAGAATATTCTACGCCATTGGCTTGCAAATAGGCTACTTCTTCTTGTCTTGATAATTTCAAATCACGGATAGGAGTGATGATCTCAATTTCTGGCGCAATGGTTTGGAAAATCAAATCAAAACGAATTTGGTCATTTCCTGCACCTGTACTTCCGTGAGCTATGGCTTCCGCACCAACAGATTTTGCATATTTAATAGCTTCCATCGCTTGAAAGACACGCTCAGCACTAACTGATAAAGGATAAGTATTATTTTTTAATACATTTCCATAAATCAAATATTTGATAGCCTTATCGTAATATTTATCTACAATAGTCAGATTTGTATGTTGTGCGCTTCCGAGTTCGTAAGCTCTTTCTTCAATTGCGGCTAATTCAGCTTCGTCAAATCCGCCAGTATTAATAAGAACGGTATGAACTTCGTATCCTTTTTCGTTCTTCAAATATTTCAGGCAATAAGAGGTATCTAATCCTCCGCTATATGCTAATACAACTTTTTTCATGATATTATTTTTTTAAAAATAAGGCTTCCTTAATTAATTTTAATCTGTCGAGAACTCTCACGTTAAATGGGTGTTTTGGCGGATTTTTCGGTTTCTCTTTTGGGTCATACAACATTCCAGTACACAAACACATCTTGTTTTCTTTGCTTTGCAAAATTTCGTAATTGGTGCAGGTTTTGCAACCCGACCAAAAAGTAGGATCGCTAGTCAATTCCGAAAAAGGTACTGGTTTATAACCCAAATCCGAATTGATTTTCATAACCGCCAAACCAGTGGTGATTCCAAATATCTTAGCGTCCGGGTATTTCTCCAAAGAATATTCAAATACTTTTGATTTGATTTGTTTGGCTAAGCCTAAATTTCTGTAATCAGGATGAACGATTAAACCAGAATGTGCCACAAATTTCCCGTGCTGCCAACTTTCGATATAACAAAAACCAGCAAATTTCCCGTTGTCTAATGCGATAACGGCATCTTTAGTTTCCATCTTTTTCTGGATGTAATCAGGAGTTCTTTTTGCAATTCCCGTACCTCTCAATAAAGCAGATTGCTCAATGGTATCGCATATTTCTTGGGAATATTTATAGTGTTCTTCCTGAGTTATAATGATAGATATATTCATTTCAAGAGTTGAATTTTTGAGTTAAAAAATGAGTTGTCAGTTTGTTTTGAAACGCATTATTCCTCCCATTAAAATTAAAACTAAAATACGAATTTATAGTCCAATAAATTGAATAGCAACTAATAAGTAATAGTGAGATAATGATTTTGGAATATACTATTCCAACGGGAAATAAATGTGATTTCAAAACGGTAAAATGAAAAATGAATAAAAATAAAACAAAACACTTGTGGAAACTATACCAATAGCATCCGTACTTCGGGAGAAGTAGTCGGTTTGTTTGTCCGTGAGATAGGAGTTATATTTATACTAGTGTTATTCATTGGGGCAAAAGTACACTAATTTTCATTGCACCATACTAATTTTGCGTTTTCTAACAAAATTTTAATGCATTGTTGTATTTTTTAGGAGCTATCGAAACCAGCTATTCGTTGCAAGTTTATTTGTTTCAGTATGT harbors:
- the argC gene encoding N-acetyl-gamma-glutamyl-phosphate reductase, coding for MINVGIIGGSGYTAGELIRILMFHPHATIDFVYSTTNAGKPLHVAHHDLMGDIEMNFTDTVNPNVNVVFLCLGHGKSKSFLEQNQFASHTKIIDLGNDFRLTKDKDFGGKSFVYGLPELNKAVIKNAQFIANPGCFATAIQLALLPLAKAEMLTTDVHINATTGSTGAGVTPSETTHFSWRSNNMSHYKAFEHQHLGEINQSVNQLQADYTNELIFVPNRGDFARGIFATLYTTIEESLEDVVAKYEAFYKDQPFVTVTTTGINMKQVVQTNKCIISLMKKGNRLLITSVIDNLTKGASGQAIQNMNLMFGLDETTGLQLKPSGF
- a CDS encoding GNAT family N-acetyltransferase, coding for MNISIIITQEEHYKYSQEICDTIEQSALLRGTGIAKRTPDYIQKKMETKDAVIALDNGKFAGFCYIESWQHGKFVAHSGLIVHPDYRNLGLAKQIKSKVFEYSLEKYPDAKIFGITTGLAVMKINSDLGYKPVPFSELTSDPTFWSGCKTCTNYEILQSKENKMCLCTGMLYDPKEKPKNPPKHPFNVRVLDRLKLIKEALFLKK
- a CDS encoding glutamate-5-semialdehyde dehydrogenase, with protein sequence MNKLLTIENRNAVLSRMAELLEEERANLKTINQQDLHYYFGDDLAMEKRLLVDDAKIDGMILSLQQLANQEDPIGVERFNFDHENGMKIINKTAAFGTIMIIYESRPDVTVEAGGIAFKSGNKILLKGGKESLLSNLKIVELWHQALKENNVAKEWVEYLNYNREETQAFLEKPTQKVDLIVPRGGENLIAFVKKHATCPVIISGRGNNFVYVNKDADLDQALAIIINGKTSNISVCNALDKVLIDTNLKNWEAFAKKVIQELQQRNVTVLGDESISKTTNVPQIESDLIWYEEFLDYKIVIGTTNSDQEAIYKINKYCGGHSASIITKNDAIAQEFMENVDTAAVYQNASTRFTDGGQFGLGGELAISTDKLHQRGPIGLQHLVTNKWYIYGNGQVR
- a CDS encoding argininosuccinate synthase: MKKVVLAYSGGLDTSYCLKYLKNEKGYEVHTVLINTGGFDEAELAAIEERAYELGSAQHTNLTIVDKYYDKAIKYLIYGNVLKNNTYPLSVSAERVFQAMEAIKYAKSVGAEAIAHGSTGAGNDQIRFDLIFQTIAPEIEIITPIRDLKLSRQEEVAYLQANGVEYSWEKAQYSINKGLWGTSVGGKETLTSNLPLPSEAYPSQLQKEGEEKVTLHFEKGELVGINNKMDTPVKNIVVLEKLSSAFAIGRDIHVGDTIIGIKGRVGFEAAAPLIIIKAHHLLEKHTLGKWQQYWKEQLGNWYGMLFHEGQFLDPVMRNIETFLEDTQKTVNGTVTVSLKPYHFSLDGIKSENDLMNTGFGQYGEMNNAWTSDDAKGFIKILGNAQNIFSSVNKETYE
- a CDS encoding aspartate aminotransferase family protein; this translates as MNLFNVYPLYDVTPVKGLDCIITDDKGIEYLDLYGGHAVISVGHTHPEYVAKLKNQLDHLAFYSNAIQNPIQEELATKLGKLSGCDDYDLFLCSSGAEANENALKLASFVNGKSRVVAFNNSFHGRTSAAVAVTDNEKINAPLNKQQKVTFLAFDDVEALENELKKGDVSSVIIESIQGVGGLDQASTAFFQALEKLCKIYNVILILDEVQAGYGRTGKFFGFQHHDIKPDIITIAKGMGNGFPIGGVLIGNHIDAVYGMLGTTFGGNHLACAAGIAVLDIIEKEKLIDNTIAISAYFQEQIKSVPEVIKVKGRGLMLGVEFDFDVSTLRKKLILEKHIFTGSANNKNLLRILPPLTIKKEAIDTFIIALKESLAEIKP